Below is a window of Arabidopsis thaliana chromosome 2, partial sequence DNA.
TCCATTATGAGTTCATCTAGATGAGCAGCCTCTAAATCACCGGGACTGATCTGCAATGGTCTTGTCCGTGTAGCTTCCGCTGATCCATTCATTGCCAAAACCTAcaagaaactgaaattaaAGAACCTGTAAGTACTGAAAATGTAGAGAAcagtaattattttttgaatgcTACTTGATCCAATGTatacaaaattctaaaaagtgtctaaatcaattcttttattCTGTAAGAATATGAGCGATTTGGTTTAGATTGATGACACAGAACAAACTCTAGAAGGATCATAATGTAATCAACCAAGACTTTAAGAACATCCCTAGAATCTaaagacaagaacaagaacaacagGTCAAAAGAGAAACTCTCAATTAGACTCATTATCAGtaattgagagagagagaaaaaaatccgTTTAAAAAATCtgacccttttttttttggctatgGCTGGAATTTCGCTATGTAAAATTAGACACAGAAGCAAATGAATGAGAAGAAGgcgaaggaagaagaagcttgagagTTGAAGTGTGAGTTCAATGTTCTCACACGATAATCACGCAGAgagtaaagaagaagcagagcgGTTCGAAACTCgatttaaaatacaaaaagaaagagcttTTGGTGTATGAAAATGATTCTGTGTAACGTTTTCATCGTAATAACTCTGTGCACTTCTGTTTCTAGCCGTACGATTTGATGACCTCTAtctttattttgcttttgaccaatttatatttttatctccaaatgaaaataaaattttgagtgaattattttaatttaagagAGTTGGATTTCCGCTTGAGTGTTGGTTTTTATGGTTAATGATTTTCATCACACCACATGAAACTTGCTAATTGAGAACTTTGAACATTgtgtaatattaaaaataaaataagacgAAACATTCCATGACCACGAGGTTATGTTATAATGGACAGCCACGTCGTGTTTGTGGAACTTTCTTAAAGTAAAATCTATGATTGATTACTTGtagtttaactaaaaagtGTGTGTAATCAACCGAGACATAAAATTTTCTTGCCAAAACAGATACTAATAGTTTTCTCGTTAAGCTAATTCATCATCTAGAtaagtatttttctttattcccTATCTCTATTTGACTACTTTTATATCGTTCGTAAAAGGAATTTGACTATTTACAACACATTTGAACTGGAACTTTTAAGAACATtctcaaattgtttttgtttttgccatCTAGTTCGGTGGACTTATACCATTGCGTTTGACCAACTGGCCAAATTGAATCAATTCCCTCCAAGCTGTAATCAATCCACAATATTAAGTTACATACAAATACGGTTTCCTTGATTATGGCTTACTGCTATAATAAGTAGGGCAAGCTATGGTTATGGAACGGACAAAGACGTGAAGACAAAAAGAGTTTGGTTCATAATTATGACTTTTTTTGGGGGGAAATGAATGTTTTGGGACCCAATTATAACCTTCTTCACCACGCGAATTGTGGACCGTGTTAAGTagatttgctttctttttcgGGTAACATACTTTAAACTACACTATATCGTTTGTTTCGTTCTATGAAAAAagctttttccattttttatttgaaataagTAGTCTGTTACTTGAACCACATATAAATAAACAGCTAAATATCGTGTTAATAAGATATAAGGGTTTGGTGATAGTTGGCGAGAACTAAGGAATCTCCTCCATATGCGCAAACACAACCTACTTGATGTTTCACTGAACTCTCTAATctgaattatttttggaagaaaTTTGCATGAATCGGAAAAGGATCTTCTTcaaaatagtttataaatCGTTTGTGAATTGAAAATCACGGAAAATCTGAAGGTCTCTCTCTACCAATCATGATTAAAGAATACATTAGTGTCTTGTGGATGAACCAACCGTAGCATCTCTCACAACAGATTCCAAAGAACCCTACTCAGGGTTTATAGTTCTCCTCAGAAACCCATTCCTCCCATACCGCCCATGCCACCCATGCCGCCCATGCCACCACCGCCCATACCCGGAGATGCTACCTCTTTCGTTGGAATCTCAGTCACAACTGCTTCCGTCGTTGTCAACAAAGACGAAACACTAACCAATAGAATAAATTAGCAAAACATTgcaataaaatacaaaattggaCAACCAATTTTCAATCTTTGTGTACCTTGCAGCATCAACTAATGCGGTTCTGATCACTTTCAAAGGATCGATAATACCAGCCTTTATCATGTCCACATATTCTCCTGAAAGTAAATGCCAAAAGAAGCTAGTTCAGATTTCGGAATATAGGGAAATATATAACAAGGTGGATCAAGAACTATAGAAAGTGAATTATCTAATGCATATAAGAGTGTAACCTTTAGCAGCATCATAACCAAGGTCAGGATTATCTTGTTCCAAAAGCTTGCCTACGACAACTGCACCCTCGACTCCAGCATTGGAAGCAATCGTGTAAACAGGTGTCTGCATCAAAGAAAGATTTTGTGTGTAAGATTCTAGAAGCTGTTTATGCTAGCGAGGATGAACAATGTGATGAGAGAAACACCTTGAGTGCgttttgaatgatttgaaCACCAATTTTCTGATCAAAGTTAGCTGTGGAAAGCTTCTCAAGTTCTTTCGAAGCATACAAAAGAGCAACACCACCACCTGTAATACACACAAAGTAATATAATTCTCTTCTCACGCAATTTTCTTAAGGGATtcaaccaaattttgttttagatttggGATAGATTATACCTGGAACAATACCCTCCTCTACGGCTGCTTTAGTGGCATTTAGAGCATCCGTTActctatctttcttttcactaACTTCTGTCTCACTTGCTCCTCCAATCTAAAAACCCATATGAGTAATCTCGACATtagtaataaactaataatgcATTAATAGCCTATTAGTCTGATGTTCACAAGAGGTGTACATTACCTTTAGTACAGCAACACCACCCGAAAGCTTAGCCAACCTTTCTTGCAACTTCTCCTTGTCATAATCAGAAGTGCTTGCTTCAACCATGGATCGTATCTGCGtggtttaataaaaattcaaaacatattaaaactaCCAGTTGGAAAAAAGGGCAAAGGTATATGACACTGAACCACTAAATGATAAAAAAGCGAAAAACACGCTAACCTGTTCACATCGTTCCCCAATTGCTTGCTTGTCACCAGCCCCATCGAGAACAACAGTATCATCTTTGGATACCGTTACCTGTTAACAAATGAAAACCAAGTTATCAGAAGGTACaagggagaaagagagaaagcagAAGGAATTGGACCAAACGAACCTTCTTGCAGTTTCCAAACATACTGAGGTCAATGTTGTCTAGATTCATACCCAACTCTTCTGTTATTACCTACAAAGTGAAATCACCAAAGACACATTATGGCTCATCCGATTAGTGTGGGTGTGATGGTCTTGGCagttattataaaaagaaacatggGCATGCCTGGGCTCCAGTGAGGGCAGCTAGATCATGTAAATTGGCCTTTCGGTTCTCTCCAAAACCAGGGGCCTTCACAGCACAGACCTATAAAGCAATACCATGTACATCAATccaatcaaattaattttttactaAGACGTTGTAAGGAAAAGGCAAATAACAAAAggctgaaaagaaaaaccttgATATTAGCACGAAGTTTGTTCAGAATTAGGGTGGCAAGAGCATCGCTCTCCACATCCTCAGCAACGATCAGCAGCGGCCTTTGCTTCTGAAAAATGGCAGTGAAAATAAATTTCGATCTTCAGATCAAAGTAACTTAATGAATATCAGACACTATTGACAGTGAAGAAATCGCCAAATTGTTTATACCTTGAGGGCCAGTTCTAATACTTTCACCATTGCGTTTATATTGGAAATTTTCTTCTCGTGGATAAGAATGAGAGGATCTTCTAGTTCCTGCAACACATATTCATTCAGAGCAAATTAAATCCGCAATTCCTTAAATTGATAAAGTAACAAGGTGGGAATCCTTAcacatttttgtgttttcggGTTAGTTATGAAGTACGGGGAGATGTATCCCCTGTCAATCTTCATACCCTCAACAACTTCCAGCTCATTAAACAAGGTCTTGCCATCCTGAATCAAGAGATGATAACATTGGTCACCTTAAGGAATAAGCAAAATAATTTGACATTTAGGGATAAAATTCAACTCACTTGAATTGTGATCACTCCCTCTTTGCCGACAGTTTCCATAGCCTTTGCAATCAGTTCACCAATTTCCCTATCTCCATTAGCTGATATTGTTCCAACTTGGGCGATTTCTTCAGAGGTGCTAATCATGCGTGCTCGGCTCTGCAAGTTCGTCACAACAGTATCAACTGCCAATTTGATACCACGTCTTAGGTCCATTGCATTCATTCCAGCGGCAACTGATTTACAACCTTCCGTGAAGATAGCTCTAGTAAGGACTGTGGCACACGTTGTTCCTGTAACGCATACCATATATTTTGTCAGATACAAAAACACCGATTAATATGAGTAGATAGGAGACTAACAACCCAATtagcaaaaacagaaaaaacgTTTTAATCCATTGAAAGGGAACACTTACCATCACCAGCTACGTCATTTGTGGCGTTAGCAACCTGTTTCACAAGACTGGCACCAACGTTCTTAATTCTATCCTTGAACTCAATGCTCTTGGCAACAGTCACACCATCCTTTGTCACCTTTGGTGCACCCCAGCTTTGTTCGATGATGACATTACGACCCTTCAAAAATGGTTTTAGACATGTAGTATCAGAGAGTGTGAGGGTAACAAAACAGACGATTGTTGATACTTGTCAATAGGTCGTCACGTTATCTATTTTTAACTAGATTCACTTACAATACAAGTCTCTTACACAGAAATTATCTGAAACATAAGTTTATACCTTGGGTCCCATAGTGACTTTAACTGCATCAGCAAGATCCTCAACACCCCTAAGCATTAAAGCCCGAGCTTCAACACCGAACCTTATGTCTTTTGCTGCATAATTCCTAGTAGAATTGAGCCTGCTTCCAATCTAACAATACACAAATTCACATCAATACATACCCACAAACGGCTAAACCACAAATTAGatacaaaatgaagaacacGAACCTGGCTTGTACACTTTCTGGCAATCCtgttgaaacaaagaaaaataaatcccATCAATAAATGAAGCAACTTCCagaaatacaaagaaaatagaagatgCTAAACTCTCCAATGGCAGAGAAATATTCAATTCAATCCGATCAAAATCCGATTCAATTCCCAACAGTTTCTCGCAACTTTCCGATTTCGAGGATCCAATCAGAAACAAATTCACAGAAAATAAAGCAGCATTGGAATCATATacacaaagaaaaccaaaaagtcGAATAGATCTACCTAGCTTTGGAAGCAACGTTGGAGACAAGCCGATACATGGTGATTGATTCTCTCACACAACCGAGAAGATTGCAATTAATTCAGATCAGACCGAACTAAAGAAGCTAAATTGACAAATTCTCTCACTCGTAGATGAGGAGAAATGAAGCAGATCGTCGAAGATTCTATAAGCagtagggtttagggttttacgTTTTCTCCAAGCTCATCATTGCTTGGTCGAGTTTTAGCCTCCGGTTTTGGATCCGGTTCGAGTTTTGACCCGGTACTATTTTAATATGGGCCTTTTAAAGCCCAGTTCATTAttacaacattttaaaaaaaaagtcaccaaaaaaaagatttttcatttcatttcatttctgatTGTCTTTCTCAGAATCCCTAGAACACACACTGATTAACGAATCAAAGATCGATTTGGGGATCaatcgaggaagaagatgacggAGGCGATGATAAGGAAGAAGCCAGGAATGGCGAGTGTGAAGGATATGCCGTTGCTTCAGGATGGTCCACCACCTGGTGGATTCGCGCCGGTCCGATATGCTCGCCGGATCTCCAACACGGGACCTAGCGCCATGGCTATTTTCCTTACCGTTTCCGGTGCTTTTGCTTGGGGCATGTACCAAGTTGGTCAGGGCAACAAAATCCGCAGGTAATTAGATAATGAGATGTGGAATTTGAGTTTGGTTAGGCTTTTCTCTATTGTGAAATTTTGAGTAATTTGGGATTGAATCTTAAGACAATTTGGGATTGATGCTTATAAATTTGTGTGGTTAGTCTCGAAATTGGTTACTAATTAACGATCTCTTGAGCTGTGATGAAGAAAGCAATCAAATTGCAAGATGATATACTAGTGGTTAGTTGCATATTGGTTTTTAGATGGTCACATTGTGAGTTATTTAGCTTGATTAGTGTCGATTTGGAGTAATTTGCAACGAATAAGACAACACAGTGTTATCTTTCTTGGTGTGTGTAAGTGACATTCTCTAATAGTCTTCTATTGTTAGACTCTCAATTGCATAATGATGACAAAAGTGTCAAAATGAGCACAATGTATCAACTCCAAAGTTTTAATGAAGATTGCTGTGATGATAGGGCgttgaaggaagagaagtACGCTGCACGTAGAGCAATTCTACCGATTCTtcaagctgaagaagatgaaaggtAGGATTCACAAAAGAAGTTATGTTTGCTTGTGTGGTACAAACTCTCACATTGGATCACCACGTGTTGATTTGTAAATAGGTTTGTGTCTGAGTGGAAGAAGTATCTAGAATACGAGGCGGATGTGATGAAGGATGTTCCTGGATGGAAAGTCGGTGAAAACGTGTACAATTCTGGTCGTTGGATGCCTCCAGCTACCGGAGAGCTTCGTCCTGATGTCTGGTAAAATTTCAATGGCTccttttgatgatgatgaatgaatGTTTGTTTAAGCATTTTAGAACCTTGATGTTTGTTGTCTCTATATTTCCATCGTATAATAAGAGAAATGATACATACACAGTTCATGTATTGCTGGTACGGTACGGAGGAATGTTTTCGGTATTTTTCCCTCATTCACTTATTTCTGTCAATGACGAAATCAGTTTCAGACACatgttcatatattttgtttaaactaATCATGTTTTAAACTTTCTAGATCAGCTCTAATCAAACACATTTGCTAACAAAAGATAAGTTGGAATGTTAAAGAATACGTTAAATACATGGAGCCACATCCTCCTTACAAGAAAATAAGCTCAAACACATTTCACAGTTATACTCTCATGGAGTGGGCTtatctctttgattttcaCATCACATAACACTATCGATCCTCTCTTTTTTACCTCTTCTCATATATGTTTTCGTATAAACAGTGAAAATCAAAAGTGTGAAATACAACGACGGTGGCGAGTAGCGACAGTTTTgatctgttgcttagtttcttctttccaGCTATTGGCAATGTCATGAGCTACACTCATTGCATCGAACGATGCACCTGAGAGTCCTCTTCCGGTGAATCCCACCGCATACAATCCAGCCTTCCCTTTCCACCCTTTTGGAAATGGGTTTTTCTCTATCCCAATCTCACCCAAGTCGTTTTCCTGCATAACAATAAATCAATCACCAATCAACGTCTTAGTTTTTATCAAACTTCCCATAACTATCAATACCGGTATTCTATGGTCCTATAAAATGTTATCTTTTGAgacaaaaatctgaaaaagatAATACTTTTGTCTACCTTAAGCCATGAAGGGACATTGCTTCTGTAACCAGTGGCAAGAATCACTGAATCAATCTGCAGAACTCGACCATCCACGAGTTCGACCTTTCCCGGACCAAACTTAGCTATTCCCGCTACGATTTTGATCTTTCCTGATTTGATCATTGAAATGGCTCCGATGTCTAGCACGGGAGTTTTACCTGCGGTGTTCTTCAGCTCTAACGGTCCAATTTCAGGCCTCTTGAGCCCATACTTATCGGTGTTCCCTAGAAGTAACCTTGTGAGAACGAGAAGAGTCTTGTCCACGAGCCAAACCGGCATCCATTTCATCATTGTTACACTTAACTCGAACGTCGACTTCCCAAGAACTTCTCTCGGTAATACATGAACCTGATCGAACaaggaaaaacagagtataacTATCAGATGCTCTGTTTTAAACAGAGGAGCTACTAAGAATCAGGGTGCTCTGTTTTTCGTAACTTGGTGGGTATAATTTACTGAATTTTACTTACGGAGCTTCGAACGACCATTGATGGGCTCGCATCATGATTGCATAGATCAAGAGAGACTTCCATGCCTGAGTTTCCACATCCAACTACGAGAACTCGTTTTCCGCGGTACCTCTCGCCGGATTTATAATCTCCAGCGTGAAGAACATCACCACCAAAATCTTCTAAACCCTCAAACTCCGGCACCACTTTCTCAGCATTCTCTCCCGTCGCCACCACGAGCCACCTGCATATATACTCGAACTCACAATAACCGAGCAGCTCGCTTCTCAAAACAGTCTGGACCCGCCACAGCCCAAACCTCTTGTCATATTTAGCTGATTGGACCGTCTCATTGAACTTGGGGCGGAGATCAAAGTGGGTAGCGTAGGACTCAAGGTACTCAATAAACTGGTACTTCGTTGGATACTCCGGGATATCCTCGGGGAAGGGTAAATTGGGTAATTGACAGAATTGCTTTGGGAGATGAAGCTTGAGACGATCATAGGTTCTGTTTTGCCACAGAGAAGCTATGCAGTTAGCTCGCTCGAGGATTACAAACGGAACTTCTTGGCGTTTCAGGTCGGCGGCGACAGCTAGGCCTGATGGGCCAGCACCGACGATGACAGGCCCATTCACCCAGATGCAACGACGGGAGAAAATGTCCTCAGGCTGAAGCATACTTGAGATGTTGACACAACTTGTGTTATTGTTATTACACATCTTATTGGGAGCTTTTTAGTGTATTTATACTTACTTTTAGGGCAAGAAAAGATGTAATGATGATAGATGGATTGAGGGGAAAGGGTTTATATAGAGAAGAGCTTTACGcaatttggaattttgtttttgaaaaaattatttctcaagatgattatttgattattttactCCATTTAATTTAACTTCTAAATGGTTAAATGATTGGCTTGTAGCCGCatttattaattgatttaaGCTATGTATGAAGAGATCAATACTTGAATATACATATACCggattataattataagaatGAAACTGACACTTATTGAAAAGTTTTGCCTAAATTATATTACATCATGGCTAATGACTTGTGTTTAAACTATTGTTGTGTCCTAATGGTTTGTGTTATATTCGACCAAAACATGTATGATGTATCCGAATGATTTGTGTTAGAATCGGCGTTGTGTCACCACTCGGATACAAACCCACATATACTATATGAGAATTCTCTAATCCGGTAATCCGGTCTTTGAGAAAAAAGGAGCAGacattctattaaaaaaagagacaGGATCATAAATGGGTCCATTTAGCTTTTCTATTGTTTCTTCAAGAAAACGACCACTCTCATGAGTTCAATTAAACCTAAAACCGAGGGTTTTAATCCCGTTCATTAGACGCAAAGTGTTACGTCCGAAGAGCATCAtagtaaagttttttttagttaaatacCATACTAAAGTTAAACAAATTGTTAAATACCATACTAAAGTTAAACACATTGTTCTTGTGATAAGTTAATCATATAGATTTGGAATGTTTTAAGAAGATCTACATCGATCAATGCACAAACCAAATCTAGGGTTAGATACGCATAACATGAGGCTGAAAGAGAAATGTGAAATCTATTCATGTGCAGCTGGAGTGTAAAATTTGGGTTCTTCatgtttaaattaatttgGTCAATTCCTCTTTTAATGCAATGATGAAATATCAGTACATATTGTGATACAATAATTTTACACAATTATTCCTCttgtattattgttttcaCCTCTAATCTAGAACATCCTGTGTATTTGAAAGATGGCTTTTATTTTCATGGAATTTTTATTACAAGAGAAATTAACCACATGCTTCTCATAGTTATAAGGAAAAACATAAGGAAATTACCGGATcatcaattttaattaataacaacaacattttttaGGTTGAGAAGGAGACACGATATGACAATCTCCTGCCGGGTAGCCCGATGATAGGCAGTCCACATTGCATTTATAATCATCATAATAAGGCGTACATGTATTAAAGCATTCTAGTCCATTGATCTTTGCTTTGATCTCTgcacatatatacacaaactCCACATTAATCTAACTACAACCACAACATGCCaaattacattttcaaaaattcatattCTTTGATAATTCTCAAAATTCTCCATTTTTATATCgcttttaaaaatttacatgaTCAAAGCTAACTAATTTTAGTTACTATAGGtgcattattattatatataaaaaagtacCTGATGCCATAGCGTTTTGGGAGGACGACGAAACAGCCAACATAACTACAAGAAAGAAAGTCACTACGATTTTTGTGAAAcccattattatttttaagtctattgaagaaaaatggtCTGTAATTTTTGGATCCTGAATAACCCCTATTTATAGAACTATTAATCTTGGAATTTAATACATAAATCCCAAAAGATCTCATTGTACCactcttttctattttctttttgataaagatctttctcttttctatatttttaccataaaaatactttcatttttctcaacATCGTATTTTgggtaaaaataatttgaataagtattaattaacattaaaaaTCTTGAGATTGAACACGTATCATTTACTTCCAAAACAATCTCAATactttttcattgtttttaaacATTTATCGTCTTGCTATAATAAGTTAAGAAATCTCATTTAGTTTTAGTAGTAAATCATTAAGAACCTTTTGATCAAGTAGTACAATATTGAATCAAAAGATTCTCATAGTTAGCCTTTCATAtttgttaataatatatatctactccatatatataaacatttcttagtatattttgtgtaaaaataATAGGGCATATGTGTGTGTGAAAAATATGCATTGGAATCCACACAGAAAAAGTGAAATGGatatcttttgagttttgccagtagaaattaaataaccaaCACACCCAATGATGGATGAACTACAACATAactactctgttttctttacgttttctgtttatctttttatatccTTCATAACTTCTTAGGATACTATAGTTCTCTGCAATCTATTATAAATGATTCACATCGATAATATCGAATCATGTTGTGTAAGAAACTAATATCATGATTTATGAAAACTAGATTTCTTCAGGAAACCTCGATCGAGATTCGAGAGAGTGATATATGTACGTAGTGGAGTTGAATCGGGCAAAGATTTTTCTCACCAAAATCTAGAGTTCCTTTTTAAGTTTAATATAAGGAAAATGTGTATAGATGCATGCATATGACGTGTCTAGCCTTAATAATAGTTTTAGTTTCATAGATGAACTTTAGATTTAGTTGATAATTATGAAATTCATGGCTCCATGGAATGACGAGACTATTCACTCTATCGATGAGTCATGAGTAGGTCTATTGTCCTTTTTGAAatgataaaactaaaagagtGTTCCCAGACTCCCAGTGTTAACTGTTAAGCC
It encodes the following:
- the HSP60-2 gene encoding heat shock protein 60-2 (heat shock protein 60-2 (HSP60-2); CONTAINS InterPro DOMAIN/s: Chaperonin Cpn60/TCP-1 (InterPro:IPR002423), Chaperonin Cpn60, conserved site (InterPro:IPR018370), Chaperonin Cpn60 (InterPro:IPR001844); BEST Arabidopsis thaliana protein match is: heat shock protein 60 (TAIR:AT3G23990.1).), with translation MYRLVSNVASKARIARKCTSQIGSRLNSTRNYAAKDIRFGVEARALMLRGVEDLADAVKVTMGPKGRNVIIEQSWGAPKVTKDGVTVAKSIEFKDRIKNVGASLVKQVANATNDVAGDGTTCATVLTRAIFTEGCKSVAAGMNAMDLRRGIKLAVDTVVTNLQSRARMISTSEEIAQVGTISANGDREIGELIAKAMETVGKEGVITIQDGKTLFNELEVVEGMKIDRGYISPYFITNPKTQKCELEDPLILIHEKKISNINAMVKVLELALKKQRPLLIVAEDVESDALATLILNKLRANIKAPGFGENRKANLHDLAALTGAQVITEELGMNLDNIDLSMFGNCKKVTVSKDDTVVLDGAGDKQAIGERCEQIRSMVEASTSDYDKEKLQERLAKLSGGVAVLKIGGASETEVSEKKDRVTDALNATKAAVEEGIVPGGGVALLYASKELEKLSTANFDQKIGVQIIQNALKTPVYTIASNAGVEGAVVVGKLLEQDNPDLGYDAAKGEYVDMIKAGIIDPLKVIRTALVDAASVSSLLTTTEAVVTEIPTKEVASPGMGGGGMGGMGGMGGMGGMGF
- the HSP60-2 gene encoding heat shock protein 60-2 (heat shock protein 60-2 (HSP60-2); FUNCTIONS IN: copper ion binding, ATP binding; INVOLVED IN: inflammatory response, response to salt stress; LOCATED IN: mitochondrion, plasma membrane, chloroplast; EXPRESSED IN: 23 plant structures; EXPRESSED DURING: 15 growth stages; CONTAINS InterPro DOMAIN/s: Chaperonin Cpn60/TCP-1 (InterPro:IPR002423), Chaperonin Cpn60, conserved site (InterPro:IPR018370), Chaperonin Cpn60 (InterPro:IPR001844); BEST Arabidopsis thaliana protein match is: heat shock protein 60 (TAIR:AT3G23990.1); Has 33915 Blast hits to 33873 proteins in 8692 species: Archae - 707; Bacteria - 21782; Metazoa - 1680; Fungi - 1548; Plants - 807; Viruses - 2; Other Eukaryotes - 7389 (source: NCBI BLink).), whose protein sequence is MYRLVSNVASKARIARKCTSQIGSRLNSTRNYAAKDIRFGVEARALMLRGVEDLADAVKVTMGPKGRNVIIEQSWGAPKVTKDGVTVAKSIEFKDRIKNVGASLVKQVANATNDVAGDGTTCATVLTRAIFTEGCKSVAAGMNAMDLRRGIKLAVDTVVTNLQSRARMISTSEEIAQVGTISANGDREIGELIAKAMETVGKEGVITIQDGKTLFNELEVVEGMKIDRGYISPYFITNPKTQKCELEDPLILIHEKKISNINAMVKVLELALKKQRPLLIVAEDVESDALATLILNKLRANIKVCAVKAPGFGENRKANLHDLAALTGAQVITEELGMNLDNIDLSMFGNCKKVTVSKDDTVVLDGAGDKQAIGERCEQIRSMVEASTSDYDKEKLQERLAKLSGGVAVLKIGGASETEVSEKKDRVTDALNATKAAVEEGIVPGGGVALLYASKELEKLSTANFDQKIGVQIIQNALKTPVYTIASNAGVEGAVVVGKLLEQDNPDLGYDAAKGEYVDMIKAGIIDPLKVIRTALVDAASVSSLLTTTEAVVTEIPTKEVASPGMGGGGMGGMGGMGGMGGMGF
- a CDS encoding GRIM-19 protein (GRIM-19 protein; FUNCTIONS IN: molecular_function unknown; INVOLVED IN: photorespiration; LOCATED IN: mitochondrion, mitochondrial membrane, mitochondrial respiratory chain complex I, respiratory chain complex I; EXPRESSED IN: 25 plant structures; EXPRESSED DURING: 15 growth stages; CONTAINS InterPro DOMAIN/s: GRIM-19 (InterPro:IPR009346); BEST Arabidopsis thaliana protein match is: GRIM-19 protein (TAIR:AT1G04630.1); Has 333 Blast hits to 333 proteins in 145 species: Archae - 0; Bacteria - 0; Metazoa - 161; Fungi - 83; Plants - 67; Viruses - 0; Other Eukaryotes - 22 (source: NCBI BLink).) codes for the protein MTEAMIRKKPGMASVKDMPLLQDGPPPGGFAPVRYARRISNTGPSAMAIFLTVSGAFAWGMYQVGQGNKIRRALKEEKYAARRAILPILQAEEDERFVSEWKKYLEYEADVMKDVPGWKVGENVYNSGRWMPPATGELRPDVW
- a CDS encoding GRIM-19 protein; translated protein: MTEAMIRKKPGMASVKDMPLLQDGPPPGGFAPVRYARRISNTGPSAMAIFLTVSGAFAWGMYQVGQGNKIRRALKEEKYAARRAILPILQAEEDERFVSEWKKYLEYEADVMKDVPGWKVGENVYNSGRWMPPATGELRPDVCENQKCEIQRRWRVATVLICCLVSSFQLLAMS